From Salarias fasciatus chromosome 5, fSalaFa1.1, whole genome shotgun sequence, a single genomic window includes:
- the eps8l3a gene encoding epidermal growth factor receptor kinase substrate 8-like protein 3 produces the protein MFRTHSPFGGDTSSYAESVKSFGGYSTTDEVSSEVSGLSRPSGKSIYLQRKDYATSINQMMDKFQYRVEHLFTCDLDGRELRNIIDCVERLKLLDQLGRVWGQDMLLEVHDTSLLLIDIETKEELESVALGDVQGLKAVLNTGVFNSLLTVSVQPRRKRTTTVFMFQCDDVRADYIERDLSRAMSRRKDNTGFRSNGPAGVLGSAVELDTQWAAPDYGDQIDGGLGLPPREEEDGFSPRFSEADSDPPSTETNVGILNQMLNEIEIFIGRLAAVEAKSTKKKKKKKKEAGGMPYVDDFGEVLHKIKKCFNLLALLQGQISNPDVPEFVHSLFSTLAFIVGRCPNDLPQRIMTPPLTLQTIHLLREELSPEESKLWHALGDAWNFPSSHWPQDVVEENPTPSLQYVDEWNPREALAASDPIEQTPDRWNPPRSDQQTHSAGSRQSPLRAKYDFSARNHQELSVSKGELLEVLDMSKQWWKVRNNRGEEGFVPNNILEDPDKRFDEGFAAPPVLTRKSRPPEVKAWLVDKGFSDITVRCLGVLSGSALIGMSREDLKIVCPEEGGRVFFKLQAVKSSLES, from the exons ATGTTCAGGACACACAGTCCCTTTGGTGGAGACACCAGCAGCTATGCAGAGTCTGTGAAGTCCTT CGGCGGTTATTCCACCACGGATGAAGTGTCCTCAGAGGTGTCAGGTCTGTCCAGACCCAGCGGGAAGTCCATCTACT TGCAGAGGAAGGATTATGCAACATCTATAAACCAGATGATGGACAAATTTCAGTACAGAGTGGAG CATTTGTTTACTTGTGATCTGGATGGGAGGGAGCTGAGAAACATCATCGACTGCGTggagcgtctgaagctgctggacCAGCTGGGACGAGTGTGGGGTCAGGACATGCTCCTGGAGGTGCACGACaccagcctgctgctgattgacaTCGAAACCAAG gaggagctggagtcgGTGGCTCTGGGTGACGTCCAGGGCCTGAAAGCCGTGCTGAACACAGGAGTGTTTAACTCCCTGCTCACCGTGTCAGTCCAGCCCAGGAGGAAACGCACCACcacagtcttcatgttccagtGCGATGATGTCCGG GCCGACTACATCGAGAGAGACCTCTCGCGAGCAATGTCACGCAGGAAAGACAACACAGGCTTCAG GAGCAACGGCCCTGCAGGCGTGCTGGGCTCTGCGGTGGAGCTGGACACACAGTGGGCCGCCCCGGACTACG GCGACCAGATCGATGGTGGACTGGGTTTGCCTccaagggaggaggaggatggctTTTCACCTCGTTTCTCCGAGGCAGATTCTGATCCTCCTTCCACAGAGACGAATGTG ggtattttgaatcagatgttaAATGAAATAGAAATCTTCATCGGACGATTAGCTGCAGTGGAAGCTAAAAgtacaaagaagaagaagaaaaagaaaaaag aagCAGGAGGAATGCCTTACGTGGATGATTTTGGAGAAGTTCTccataaaatcaaaaaatgCTTCAACCTTCTG gcgtTGCTGCAGGGACAGATCAGCAATCCTGATGTGCCTGAATTTGTTCACTCCCTGTTCTCCACATTGGCTTTC ATCGTGGGTCGCTGCCCAAATGATCTCCCTCAAAGAATAATGACACCGCCGCTGACGCTTCAGACCATCCACCTCTTGCGTGAGGAGCTGTCCCCCGAGGAGAGCAAGCTGTGGCACGCTCTGGGAGACGCCTGGAACTTTCCCAG CTCTCATTGGCCACAGGATGTTGTTGAAGAGAATcccactccctccctccagtACGTTGACGAATGGAATCCCCGAGAAGCCCTTGCAGCGTCTGATCCCATTGAGCAG ACTCCAGACAGGTGGAACCCTCCACGTTCTGATCAGCAAACACA CTCCGCCGGGTCAAGGCAGTCCCCCCTGCGCGCTAAGTATGACTTCAGTGCCAGAAATCATCAAGAACTGAGCGTCTCTAAAGGAGAACTGTTGGAG GTACTGGACATGTCAAAACAGTGGTGGAAAGTGAGGAATAACAGAGGGGAGGAAGGCTTTGTGCCCAATAACATCCTGGAAGATCCTGACAAGCGCTTTGATGAG GGCTTTGCGGCTCCTCCTGTTCTCACCAGGAAGTCGAGGCCTCCAGAGGTGAAAGCCTGGCTCGTGGACAAGGGCTTCAGTGACAT aaccGTGCGCTGTCTGGGCGTGCTGAGCGGCTCGGCGCTCATCGGGATGTCTCGAGAGGACCTGAAGATCGTGTGTCCAGAGGAAGGCGGCCGCGTCTTCTTCAAATTGCAAGCAGTGAAATCTTCTCTGGAA AGTTAA